A genomic segment from Salvia splendens isolate huo1 chromosome 13, SspV2, whole genome shotgun sequence encodes:
- the LOC121761838 gene encoding V-type proton ATPase subunit H-like isoform X3, whose amino-acid sequence MTTKLISGTGLQLLRRYDKKPESYKAQLLDDDGPAYIRVFVSILRDISKEETLEYVLALFDEILSANPKRARLFHDKSLSEENTYEPFIRLLWKGSWFTQEKSCKILSLIVSGRSKSQGESISQKDVTTVDDVLKGLVEWLCAQLKKPSHSSRGIPTAINCLATLLKEPLVRSSFVQADGVKFLIPLIIPASSQQSIQLLYETCLCVWLLSFYEPAVECLATSRCLPRLIDVVKGTTKEKVVRVVILTLKNLINKGTFAAEMVDLDVPQLLQNLKAQAWSDEDLLEAMNQLEEGLRVNIKRLSSYDKYYQEVILGRLDWAPMHKDPIFWKENITHFEEHDFKVLRILLTILDTSSDPRTLAVACYDLSQFIQYHPAGRIIVTDLKAKDRVMKLMNHQSTEVTKNALLCIQRLFLGAKYASFLQA is encoded by the exons ATGACTACTAAGCTGATATCAGGGACTGGACTTCAGCTGCTGCGGCGTTACGATAAGAAACCTGAGAGTTACAAGGCTCAGTTGCTTGATGAT GATGGTCCAGCTTACATCCGTGTTTTCGTTAGCATTTTGCGTGACATATCCAAGGAAGAAACTTTAGAGTATGTATTGGCTCTGTTTGATGAAATTCTTTCGG CTAACCCCAAAAGAGCAAGGTTATTTCATGATAAATCTCTGTCTGAGGAGAACACCTATGAACCTTTCATAAG ATTGCTCTGGAAAGGCAGCtggtttactcaggaaaaaagCTGTAAGATACTGTCTCTGATAGTAAG TGGCAGGTCAAAATCTCAGGGGGAGTCCATATCACAGAAAGACGTCACTACTGTTGATGATGTTTTGAAGGGACTGGTGGAGTGGTTGTGTGCACAG TTGAAGAAGCCATCTCATTCTAGCCGTGGCATCCCCACAGCTATTAACTGCCTTGCAACTTTGCTGAAAGAACCTCTAGTTCGGTCTTCATTTGTTCAAGCAGATGGAGTGAAGTTTCTCATTCCTCTAATTATTCCAGCTTCCAGTCAACAATCTATCCAG CTCCTATATGAAACCTGCCTTTGTGTATGGCTCCTCTCGTTCTATGAGCCTGCAGTTGAGTGCTTGGCCACTTCTCGGTGCTTGCCACGGTTAATTGATGTTGTTAAAGGGACCACCAAGGAAAAA GTTGTAAGGGTAGTCATCCTAACCCTtaagaatttaataaacaaagGAACATTTGCTGCTGAGATGGTGGACCTGGATGTTCCACAGCTGCTCCAGAATCTAAAAGCTCAGGCATGGAGTGACGAG GATCTACTGGAGGCCATGAATCAGCTGGAAGAAGGATTGAGAGTTAACATCAAGAGGCTAAGCTCTTATGACAAATATTATCAGGAAGTTATCCTCGGACGTCTTGATTGGGCTCCTATGCATAAAGATCCTATTTTCTGGAAGGAGAACATTACACACTTTGAAGAACATGATTTCAAg GTACTTAGGATCCTGTTGACAATTTTGGACACATCATCTGATCCTAGAACACTCGCTGTTGCTTGCTACGACCTGTCTCAGTTCATTCAGTACCATCCTGCTGGGCGTATTATTGTGACAGACCTGAAAGCAAAGGATCGCGTGATGAAGCTGATGAACCACCAGAGCACAGAGGTTACCAAAAATGCCCTACTCTGCATCCAAAGGTTATTCCTTGGTGCCAAATATGCAAGCTTTTTGCAGGCTTGA
- the LOC121761838 gene encoding V-type proton ATPase subunit H-like isoform X2, producing the protein MKNIRRKVLRRDIPWETYMTTKLISGTGLQLLRRYDKKPESYKAQLLDDDGPAYIRVFVSILRDISKEETLEYVLALFDEILSANPKRARLFHDKSLSEENTYEPFIRLLWKGSWFTQEKSCKILSLIVSGRSKSQGESISQKDVTTVDDVLKGLVEWLCAQLKKPSHSSRGIPTAINCLATLLKEPLVRSSFVQADGVKFLIPLIIPASSQQSIQLLYETCLCVWLLSFYEPAVECLATSRCLPRLIDVVKGTTKEKVVRVVILTLKNLINKGTFAAEMVDLDVPQLLQNLKAQAWSDEDLLEAMNQLEEGLRVNIKRLSSYDKYYQEVILGRLDWAPMHKDPIFWKENITHFEEHDFKVLRILLTILDTSSDPRTLAVACYDLSQFIQYHPAGRIIVTDLKAKDRVMKLMNHQSTEVTKNALLCIQRLFLGAKYASFLQA; encoded by the exons ATGAAGAATATTAGAAGGAAAG TTTTGAGGAGGGATATTCCATGGGAGACTTACATGACTACTAAGCTGATATCAGGGACTGGACTTCAGCTGCTGCGGCGTTACGATAAGAAACCTGAGAGTTACAAGGCTCAGTTGCTTGATGAT GATGGTCCAGCTTACATCCGTGTTTTCGTTAGCATTTTGCGTGACATATCCAAGGAAGAAACTTTAGAGTATGTATTGGCTCTGTTTGATGAAATTCTTTCGG CTAACCCCAAAAGAGCAAGGTTATTTCATGATAAATCTCTGTCTGAGGAGAACACCTATGAACCTTTCATAAG ATTGCTCTGGAAAGGCAGCtggtttactcaggaaaaaagCTGTAAGATACTGTCTCTGATAGTAAG TGGCAGGTCAAAATCTCAGGGGGAGTCCATATCACAGAAAGACGTCACTACTGTTGATGATGTTTTGAAGGGACTGGTGGAGTGGTTGTGTGCACAG TTGAAGAAGCCATCTCATTCTAGCCGTGGCATCCCCACAGCTATTAACTGCCTTGCAACTTTGCTGAAAGAACCTCTAGTTCGGTCTTCATTTGTTCAAGCAGATGGAGTGAAGTTTCTCATTCCTCTAATTATTCCAGCTTCCAGTCAACAATCTATCCAG CTCCTATATGAAACCTGCCTTTGTGTATGGCTCCTCTCGTTCTATGAGCCTGCAGTTGAGTGCTTGGCCACTTCTCGGTGCTTGCCACGGTTAATTGATGTTGTTAAAGGGACCACCAAGGAAAAA GTTGTAAGGGTAGTCATCCTAACCCTtaagaatttaataaacaaagGAACATTTGCTGCTGAGATGGTGGACCTGGATGTTCCACAGCTGCTCCAGAATCTAAAAGCTCAGGCATGGAGTGACGAG GATCTACTGGAGGCCATGAATCAGCTGGAAGAAGGATTGAGAGTTAACATCAAGAGGCTAAGCTCTTATGACAAATATTATCAGGAAGTTATCCTCGGACGTCTTGATTGGGCTCCTATGCATAAAGATCCTATTTTCTGGAAGGAGAACATTACACACTTTGAAGAACATGATTTCAAg GTACTTAGGATCCTGTTGACAATTTTGGACACATCATCTGATCCTAGAACACTCGCTGTTGCTTGCTACGACCTGTCTCAGTTCATTCAGTACCATCCTGCTGGGCGTATTATTGTGACAGACCTGAAAGCAAAGGATCGCGTGATGAAGCTGATGAACCACCAGAGCACAGAGGTTACCAAAAATGCCCTACTCTGCATCCAAAGGTTATTCCTTGGTGCCAAATATGCAAGCTTTTTGCAGGCTTGA
- the LOC121761838 gene encoding V-type proton ATPase subunit H-like isoform X1, with protein sequence MPTDQGDLTTEQVLRRDIPWETYMTTKLISGTGLQLLRRYDKKPESYKAQLLDDDGPAYIRVFVSILRDISKEETLEYVLALFDEILSANPKRARLFHDKSLSEENTYEPFIRLLWKGSWFTQEKSCKILSLIVSGRSKSQGESISQKDVTTVDDVLKGLVEWLCAQLKKPSHSSRGIPTAINCLATLLKEPLVRSSFVQADGVKFLIPLIIPASSQQSIQLLYETCLCVWLLSFYEPAVECLATSRCLPRLIDVVKGTTKEKVVRVVILTLKNLINKGTFAAEMVDLDVPQLLQNLKAQAWSDEDLLEAMNQLEEGLRVNIKRLSSYDKYYQEVILGRLDWAPMHKDPIFWKENITHFEEHDFKVLRILLTILDTSSDPRTLAVACYDLSQFIQYHPAGRIIVTDLKAKDRVMKLMNHQSTEVTKNALLCIQRLFLGAKYASFLQA encoded by the exons ATGCCGACGGATCAAGGCGACCTCACCACCGAGCAG GTTTTGAGGAGGGATATTCCATGGGAGACTTACATGACTACTAAGCTGATATCAGGGACTGGACTTCAGCTGCTGCGGCGTTACGATAAGAAACCTGAGAGTTACAAGGCTCAGTTGCTTGATGAT GATGGTCCAGCTTACATCCGTGTTTTCGTTAGCATTTTGCGTGACATATCCAAGGAAGAAACTTTAGAGTATGTATTGGCTCTGTTTGATGAAATTCTTTCGG CTAACCCCAAAAGAGCAAGGTTATTTCATGATAAATCTCTGTCTGAGGAGAACACCTATGAACCTTTCATAAG ATTGCTCTGGAAAGGCAGCtggtttactcaggaaaaaagCTGTAAGATACTGTCTCTGATAGTAAG TGGCAGGTCAAAATCTCAGGGGGAGTCCATATCACAGAAAGACGTCACTACTGTTGATGATGTTTTGAAGGGACTGGTGGAGTGGTTGTGTGCACAG TTGAAGAAGCCATCTCATTCTAGCCGTGGCATCCCCACAGCTATTAACTGCCTTGCAACTTTGCTGAAAGAACCTCTAGTTCGGTCTTCATTTGTTCAAGCAGATGGAGTGAAGTTTCTCATTCCTCTAATTATTCCAGCTTCCAGTCAACAATCTATCCAG CTCCTATATGAAACCTGCCTTTGTGTATGGCTCCTCTCGTTCTATGAGCCTGCAGTTGAGTGCTTGGCCACTTCTCGGTGCTTGCCACGGTTAATTGATGTTGTTAAAGGGACCACCAAGGAAAAA GTTGTAAGGGTAGTCATCCTAACCCTtaagaatttaataaacaaagGAACATTTGCTGCTGAGATGGTGGACCTGGATGTTCCACAGCTGCTCCAGAATCTAAAAGCTCAGGCATGGAGTGACGAG GATCTACTGGAGGCCATGAATCAGCTGGAAGAAGGATTGAGAGTTAACATCAAGAGGCTAAGCTCTTATGACAAATATTATCAGGAAGTTATCCTCGGACGTCTTGATTGGGCTCCTATGCATAAAGATCCTATTTTCTGGAAGGAGAACATTACACACTTTGAAGAACATGATTTCAAg GTACTTAGGATCCTGTTGACAATTTTGGACACATCATCTGATCCTAGAACACTCGCTGTTGCTTGCTACGACCTGTCTCAGTTCATTCAGTACCATCCTGCTGGGCGTATTATTGTGACAGACCTGAAAGCAAAGGATCGCGTGATGAAGCTGATGAACCACCAGAGCACAGAGGTTACCAAAAATGCCCTACTCTGCATCCAAAGGTTATTCCTTGGTGCCAAATATGCAAGCTTTTTGCAGGCTTGA
- the LOC121761476 gene encoding uncharacterized protein LOC121761476 isoform X1, producing MMGRCCSSIPMPNPSELKPFQTINGFQQLAESRRFKAWFLDQFGVLHDGKQPYPGAITTLEKLAACGTKMVIISNSSRRASTTMEKLSSLGFNPSLFLGAITSGELTHQYLLRRDDPWFAALGNSCIHMTWSDRGAISLEGLGLQVVENVDEAQFVLAHGTEALGLPSGDALPMSIEELNKVLEKCAAKKIPMVVANPDFVTVEARALRVMPGTLATTYEKLGGEVKWMGKPGEIIYKSAMAMTGVEASDSIAVGDSLHHDIKGANIAGISSALTTGGIHATELGLTAFGEAASESSIRFLAVKYEAYPTYVLPSFTW from the exons ATGATGGGAAGATGCTGTTCGTCGATTCCAATGCCAAATCCCAGCGAATTGAAGCCATTTCAGACCATCAATGGATTTCAGCAGCTAGCTGAAAGTCGTCGCTTCAAG GCCTGGTTCTTGGATCAGTTTGGAGTTCTACACGACGGGAAGCAGCCATACCCCGGTGCCATTACTACAT TAGAAAAGTTGGCAGCTTGTGGAACTAAGATGGTAATCATTAGCAATTCTTCGAGGCGTGCATCAACAACCATGGAAAAATTAAGTAGCCTTGGATTCAACCCCTCGCTCTTTCTGGGAGCCATAACCAGCGGGGAGTTAACACACCAGTACCTTCTGAG ACGAGACGATCCTTGGTTTGCTGCACTAGGGAACTCCTGCATTCACATGACCTGGAGTGACAGAGGAGCTATATCCCTTGAG GGCTTAGGGCTCCAAGTAGTAGAAAATGTTGACGAAGCTCAGTTCGTTTTGGCTCATGGTACCGAAGCTTTGGGGCTTCCATCTGGAGACGCACTTCCAATGAGTATAGAAGAACTCAACAAAGTGTTGGAGAAATGTGCTGCTAAAAAGATTCCTATGGTTGTAGCCAATCCGGATTTTGTCACAGTTGAGGCTAGAGCTTTGAGAGTGATGCCTG GAACATTGGCAACCACGTACGAGAAGCTTGGTGGCGAAGTGAAGTGGATGGGCAAGCCGGGCGAG ATCATATATAAATCAGCCATGGCAATGACTGGTGTGGAAGCTTCTGATAGCATCGCTGTTGGCGACTCTCTCCACCACGACATAAAAGGCGCAAATATTGCCGGAATATCGTCAGCTCTCACCACTGGCGGCATCCATGCAACTGAACTCGGACTTACTGCGTTTGGAGAGGCCGCTTCTGAATCATCTATTCGCTTTCTTGCTGTTAAGTACGAGGCCTATCCAACTTACGTGCTTCCCTCGTTTACATGGTAG
- the LOC121761476 gene encoding uncharacterized protein LOC121761476 isoform X2 has translation MFTIVWGQAWFLDQFGVLHDGKQPYPGAITTLEKLAACGTKMVIISNSSRRASTTMEKLSSLGFNPSLFLGAITSGELTHQYLLRRDDPWFAALGNSCIHMTWSDRGAISLEGLGLQVVENVDEAQFVLAHGTEALGLPSGDALPMSIEELNKVLEKCAAKKIPMVVANPDFVTVEARALRVMPGTLATTYEKLGGEVKWMGKPGEIIYKSAMAMTGVEASDSIAVGDSLHHDIKGANIAGISSALTTGGIHATELGLTAFGEAASESSIRFLAVKYEAYPTYVLPSFTW, from the exons ATGTTTACAATCGTGTGGGGTCAGGCCTGGTTCTTGGATCAGTTTGGAGTTCTACACGACGGGAAGCAGCCATACCCCGGTGCCATTACTACAT TAGAAAAGTTGGCAGCTTGTGGAACTAAGATGGTAATCATTAGCAATTCTTCGAGGCGTGCATCAACAACCATGGAAAAATTAAGTAGCCTTGGATTCAACCCCTCGCTCTTTCTGGGAGCCATAACCAGCGGGGAGTTAACACACCAGTACCTTCTGAG ACGAGACGATCCTTGGTTTGCTGCACTAGGGAACTCCTGCATTCACATGACCTGGAGTGACAGAGGAGCTATATCCCTTGAG GGCTTAGGGCTCCAAGTAGTAGAAAATGTTGACGAAGCTCAGTTCGTTTTGGCTCATGGTACCGAAGCTTTGGGGCTTCCATCTGGAGACGCACTTCCAATGAGTATAGAAGAACTCAACAAAGTGTTGGAGAAATGTGCTGCTAAAAAGATTCCTATGGTTGTAGCCAATCCGGATTTTGTCACAGTTGAGGCTAGAGCTTTGAGAGTGATGCCTG GAACATTGGCAACCACGTACGAGAAGCTTGGTGGCGAAGTGAAGTGGATGGGCAAGCCGGGCGAG ATCATATATAAATCAGCCATGGCAATGACTGGTGTGGAAGCTTCTGATAGCATCGCTGTTGGCGACTCTCTCCACCACGACATAAAAGGCGCAAATATTGCCGGAATATCGTCAGCTCTCACCACTGGCGGCATCCATGCAACTGAACTCGGACTTACTGCGTTTGGAGAGGCCGCTTCTGAATCATCTATTCGCTTTCTTGCTGTTAAGTACGAGGCCTATCCAACTTACGTGCTTCCCTCGTTTACATGGTAG
- the LOC121761837 gene encoding leucine-rich repeat receptor protein kinase HPCA1-like, with amino-acid sequence MRRLLLFLLLALSICVAHSLTNPQDAAVLRSLKDQWGGTPRSWGRSDDPCAAWEGVACNNSRVTSLGLSTMGLTGTMSGDIGGLTDLISLDLSFNPGLRGSISPRLGDLQKLTILILAGCSFSNTIPSELGHLSDLTFLALNSNNLTGEIPPSLGNLSKLYWLDLAENQLRGVIPVSSAYGPGLDQLKKAKHFHFNKNQLSGEIPSQLFNSDMSLIHVLFDGNQLDGSIPSTIGLVETLEVLRLDRNFLKGSVPPNLNNLTNMIELNLAHNMLSGALPNLTGMDTLNYVDMSNNSFKKTAAPDWFSSLPSLTTLMIEYGPLEGSVPQEVFSLPQIQQVKLRNNAFGAKLDMSGNVSQQLQLIDLENNDISSVTIGSEYKSTLLLIGNPVCAASLENTVYCQIQQSAKPYSTSLANCGSQICTSDQKLNPQSCDCAYPYEGTLYFRAPFFRDLANASLFHTLEMSLWVKLGLNPGSVSLQNAFFNVDDYLQVQLGLFPSDAKYFNRSQVQRIGFSLTNQTYKPPKEFGPYYFIAAPYVFGDEHERSHISRGMVVGVTTGCSFLVLILAGLGVYALRQKHRAEQAISLSKPFASWASSGKDSGGAPQLKGARWFSYEELKKCTGNFSDSNQIGSGGYGKVYRGVLSAGQVVAIKKAQNGSNQGGLEFKTEIELLSRVHHKNLLGLVGFCFEQGHQMLVYEFMSKGTLRESLSGRSGVYLDWKRRVRVALGSARGLAYLHDLANPPIIHRDVKSTNILLDDNLTAKVADFGLSKLVSDSSKGHVSTQVKGTLGYLDPEYYMTQQLTEKSDVYSFGVVMLELITARQPIEKGKYIVREVRVAIDKSDEAHYGLRDMMDPALRNTIPPLLGFPRFVELAVQCVEESASDRPAMTEVVKALELILQSDGINTNSTSASSSATEFGSVKSARRHPYVDAFDYSGYTIQAKVEPK; translated from the exons ATGCGCCGGCTGCTCCTCTTCCTGTTGCTCGCCCTCTCCATATGCGTCGCTCATTCCCTCACCAACCCTCAAGAtg CTGCGGTGCTTCGATCGCTGAAAGATCAGTGGGGCGGGACGCCGCGGAGCTGGGGAAGATCCGACGATCCTTGCGCTGCTTGGGAAGGAGTTGCGTGTAACAACTCCAGGGTCACCTCGCT AGGCTTATCGACGATGGGGTTGACTGGCACTATGAGCGGCGACATTGGTGGCCTAACCGATCTCATTTCTCT GGATCTATCGTTCAACCCCGGCCTCAGAGGCTCGATCTCTCCTCGTTTGGGGGACCTGCAGAAGCTAACTATATT GATTCTGGCTGGATGCAGCTTCTCCAATACCATTCCAAGTGAACTAGGACACCTGTCTGACCTAACGTTTCT AGCCCTGAACTCAAACAACTTAACCGGTGAGATACCGCCTTCCCTAGGCAATCTGTCTAAGTTGTATTGGCTGGATCTAGCTGAAAACCAGCTGAGAGGCGTGATCCCAGTTTCTTCGGCCTATGGTCCGGGCCTTGATCAGCTTAAAAAGGCGAAGCACTT CCATTTCAACAAGAACCAGCTCTCCGGAGAGATTCCCAGCCAATTGTTCAACTCTGATATGTCTTTGATCCATGT ACTGTTTGATGGGAATCAACTGGATGGGAGCATTCCATCCACAATAGGATTAGTGGAAACACTCGAGGTTCT TCGTCTTGATCGGAATTTCTTGAAAGGGAGTGTGCCACCGAACCTCAACAACCTCACAAACATGATAGAGTT GAATTTAGCACATAACATGTTGTCAGGAGCTCTGCCTAATCTAACTGGGATGGACACACTCAACTATGT GGACATGAGCAACAACTCCTTTAAGAAAACAGCAGCACCTGACTGGTTCTCTAGTTTGCCTTCTCTTACAACTTT GATGATTGAATATGGACCTCTGGAAGGATCTGTTCCACAAGAAGTTTTCAGTTTACCTCAGATACAGCAAGT GAAGTTGAGGAACAATGCATTCGGAGCCAAGCTAGACATGAGTGGCAACGTCAGCCAGCAGCTTCAGCTCATCGATTTGGAGAACAACGACATATCATCAGTGACAATAGGATCCGAATACAAAAGCACATTGCT GTTGATCGGAAACCCTGTGTGCGCGGCCTCGTTAGAAAACACAGTCTACTGCCAGATTCAGCAGTCTGCGAAGCCTTACTCCACAAGCCTCGCCAACTGTGGGAGCCAGATATGCACCTCTGATCAAAAGCTCAACCCACAGAGCTGCGACTGTGCTTACCCCTATGAAGGGACACTCTACTTCCGAGCACCCTTCTTCAGAGATCTGGCCAATGCAAGCTTGTTCCACACTTTGGAGATGAGCCTCTGGGTCAAACTAGGCCTAAACCCAGGCTCGGTTTCTCTACAGAATGCATTCTTCAATGTTGATGACTACCTGCAGGTGCAGCTTGGGCTCTTCCCCTCCGATGCAAAGTACTTCAACAGATCACAAGTTCAGAGGATCGGATTCTCACTCACAAATCAGACGTACAAGCCGCCTAAAGAATTTGGGCCATACTATTTCATTGCTGCACCTTATGTTTTTGGAG ACGAACACGAGAGATCTCACATCAGCAGAGGCATGGTTGTTGGTGTGACAACCGGATGCTCCTTTCTGGTGCTGATACTAGCAGGGTTAGGCGTGTACGCTCTCAGACAGAAACACCGTGCAGAGCAAGCTATATCATTGAGCAAACCATTTG CTTCTTGGGCCTCAAGCGGGAAAGACAGTGGAGGAGCGCCGCAGCTAAAAGGGGCAAGATGGTTCTCATACGAAGAGCTCAAGAAATGCACCGGCAACTTCTCTGATAGTAACCAGATTGGGTCAGGAGGCTACGGAAAG GTCTATAGAGGAGTGCTTTCCGCTGGGCAGGTTGTGGCCATCAAAAAGGCTCAAAATGGCTCTAACCAAGGCGGGCTCGAATTCAAAACTGAGATAGAGCTGCTTTCGAGAGTCCATCACAAGAACCTGCTAGGCCTTGTGGGATTCTGCTTTGAACAAGGGCACCAAATGCTAGTCTATGAGTTCATGTCTAAAGGAACACTCAGGGAAAGTTTATCAG GTAGGAGTGGAGTGTACCTTGACTGGAAGAGACGCGTACGTGTCGCTCTAGGATCAGCTAGAGGGCTAGCTTACCTGCATGATCTAGCCAACCCTCCCATAATCCACAGGGATGTCAAGTCTACCAACATCTTGCTGGATGACAATCTCACAGCTAAGGTTGCAGATTTCGGCCTGTCTAAACTCGTCTCAGACAGCTCTAAAGGGCACGTTTCGACTCAAGTGAAAGGCACTCTG GGGTACCTCGATCCTGAATACTACATGACACAACAGCTAacagagaagagtgacgtctaCAGCTTTGGAGTGGTGATGCTAGAACTCATCACCGCGAGGCAGCCGATCGAGAAGGGAAAGTACATTGTGAGAGAGGTGAGAGTAGCCATAGATAAGAGTGACGAGGCACACTATGGGTTAAGGGACATGATGGATCCTGCCCTGAGAAACACAATACCGCCCCTCCTCGGGTTCCCTAGGTTCGTGGAACTGGCAGTGCAGTGCGTCGAGGAGTCGGCCTCAGACCGGCCAGCGATGACCGAGGTGGTCAAGGCCTTGGAGTTGATACTGCAGAGCGATGGGATCAACACAAACTCAACATCAGCTTCTTCATCCGCAACAGAATTTGGGAGTGTGAAAAGTGCACGTAGGCACCCTTACGTTGATGCTTTTGATTACAGTGGTTACACAATTCAAGCCAAAGTTGAGCCTAAGTGA